In Torulaspora delbrueckii CBS 1146 chromosome 1, complete genome, one genomic interval encodes:
- the RAD14 gene encoding DNA repair protein RAD14 (similar to Saccharomyces cerevisiae RAD14 (YMR201C); ancestral locus Anc_6.296), translated as MTPEQKSKIRALERLKQRGILKDAQLQQIEQRNEKTSKTNGIVPKESTSGSEAVNIIPTEPFEDQSRTEVQNAVVDGQWSTNNETEKRPLERIKPSIHTKDYIEYDFSTMRNLNGGYINPEDRNYSFDDDNDDLGNKKQKTLDDWKREQQERKHIYENAPPPEHISKAPKCIECKVNIEMDPVMDDVFKLRVCKSCVKEHPEKFSMLTKTECKEDYFLTDPELNDSDLFHKLEKPNPHSGTFARMQLFVRCEVEEFAFKKWGGEEGLDKEWHRREEGKSQRREKKYQQEMLKMRMKTRAQEYTTRLKERKHGKAHVHSFTAPIDGGMNEDGHQVLRRRCVDCGMETEEVDI; from the exons ATGACCCCAGAACAAAAGTCTAAGATA AGGGCTTTAGAACGGCTGAAGCAAAGAGGTATTCTGAAAGATGCTCAACTTCAGCAAATCGAACAAAGAAACGAAAAGACTAGTAAAACTAATGGTATAGTACCGAAAGAGTCCACTTCTGGCTCAGAAGCTGTTAATATCATTCCTACAGAGCCTTTCGAAGATCAATCAAGAACCGAAGTTCAAAATGCAGTGGTAGATGGGCAGTGGTCGACTAATAATGAGACAGAAAAAAGACCACTAGAACGAATTAAGCCATCAATACACACCAAAGACTACATAGAGTATGACTTTTCCACAATGAGAAACTTAAATGGAGGGTATATCAATCCAGAGGATAGAAATTATTCAttcgatgatgataatgatgatCTAGGTAATAAGAAGCAAAAGACACTTGATGACTGGAAGCGTGAACAGCAAGAGCGTAAACATATTTATGAGAATGCCCCACCACCAGAACATATTTCAAAGGCCCCAAAGTGTATCGAATGTAAGGTCAACATTGAAATGGATCCTGTGATGGACGACGTGTTTAAACTTAGAGTTTGCAAATCGTGCGTCAAAGAACATCCAGAGAAGTTTTCAATGCTTACAAAAACTGAATGTAAGGAGGATTATTTTCTTACAGACCCAGAGCTTAACGACagtgatcttttccataAATTAGAGAAACCAAATCCACATTCTGGTACTTTTGCAAGGATGCAGCTGTTTGTCAGATGTGAAGTCGAGGAGTTTgcattcaagaaatgggGCGGTGAGGAAGGTCTGGATAAAGAGTGGCATAGACGTGAAGAGGGCAAATCTCAAAGACGTGAAAAGAAATATCAACAGGAAATGCTTAAGATGAGAATGAAGACTAGAGCTCAGGAATATACCACTAGGCTTAAGGAGAGAAAACACGGTAAAGCTCACGTCCATTCATTCACTGCCCCAATAGATGGAGGTATGAATGAAGATGGGCATCAAGTActgcgaagaagatgtgTAGACTGTGGTATGGAAACCGAAGAGGTTGACATATGA
- the ATG3 gene encoding Atg3p (similar to Saccharomyces cerevisiae ATG3 (YNR007C); ancestral locus Anc_6.297) has product MIRSTLSSWREYLTPVSHKSTFLSTGQITPDEFVEAGDYMCHMFPTWSWNEPTSDVSYRDFLPKGKQFLISRKVPCGQRAQQYVNVDEKESEVSISGADENEEGDEDEGWLKEGADLVSSAEKGGNEGETASDVDDIDEMMKDMEIEGNEDIVDVPVNRSERYYDLYITYSTSYRVPKMYIVGFDSNGTPLTAEEMFEDIAPDYRTKTATIEKLPFYKTPIVSVSIHPCKHANVMKILLDKVRIVKRRRREEQQQQDGETVADDWEDLQADVDDSLRVDQYLVIFLKFITSVTPSIEHDYTMEGW; this is encoded by the coding sequence ATGATTAGGTCCACATTGAGCAGTTGGAGGGAGTACTTGACTCCCGTTAGCCACAAGTCGACTTTTCTCTCGACGGGCCAGATAACTCCAGATGAATTCGTGGAGGCAGGAGACTACATGTGCCACATGTTTCCTACGTGGTCCTGGAATGAACCAACGAGTGATGTGAGCTATCGTGATTTTCTGCCTAAGGGCAAACAGTTTTTGATCAGTAGGAAGGTTCCTTGTGGGCAGAGAGCTCAACAGTATGTGAATGTGGATGAGAAAGAGTCTGAAGTATCCATATCTGGGGCAGATGAGAacgaagaaggtgatgaggatgaaggGTGGCTCAAGGAAGGTGCTGATTTGGTTTCAAGTGCTGAAAAAGGTGGGAATGAGGGGGAAACAGCCTCTGATGTGGATGATATTGACgaaatgatgaaagatATGGAGATTGAGGGGAATGAGGATATAGTAGATGTACCGGTGAACCGATCTGAGAGGTACTACGACCTTTACATCACTTATTCGACTTCTTACAGGGTTCCCAAGATGTACATTGTCGGTTTCGACAGTAATGGAACACCGTTGACTGCAGAAGAAATGTTTGAGGATATAGCACCGGATTATAGGACCAAGACTGCTACGATCGAAAAACTGCCCTTCTACAAAACGCCCATCGTGTCTGTGTCGATACATCCTTGCAAGCATGCAAACgtgatgaagatattgCTCGATAAAGTACGTATagtcaagagaagaagacgGGAAgaacagcaacagcaggATGGCGAAACAGTGGCCGACGACTGGGAAGATCTGCAGGCAGACGTGGACGATTCGTTGCGGGTCGATCAATACCTGGTGATTTTCCTGAAATTCATCACTAGCGTCACTCCCAGTATCGAGCATGACTACACGATGGAGGGCTGGTAA